A region of Ignatzschineria larvae DSM 13226 DNA encodes the following proteins:
- the tyrS gene encoding tyrosine--tRNA ligase: MATIEESLEIIKRGTDEIISIEDLTAKLKENRQLQIKVGFDPTAPDLHLGHTVVINKMRHFQDLGHQVNFLIGDFTGMIGDPSGKDATRKPLTREQVLANAKTYEEQIFKVLDPALTKVVFNSHWLNELGTSGMIQLASKHTVARMLERDDFEKRYKSQQPIAIHEFIYPLLQGYDSVHLKTDVELGGTDQKFNLLMGRDLQRAYGITKPQCAITMPLLVGLDGVNKMSKSLGNYIGVDDTPDDMFGKLMSISDDLMWRYFELLSFRSNADIAQLQKEAKEGRNPRDIKFELCAELITRYHNALAAEEAQRNFIERFQKGNLPENIEEKTVQSENGEIGIAQAMKEAGLVGSNSEGFRMINEGAVRINQERVEDRSVTLKTGDEVIIQVGKRRIAKVIVQ; the protein is encoded by the coding sequence ATGGCAACCATTGAAGAGAGTCTAGAGATTATCAAACGTGGTACCGATGAGATTATCTCAATCGAAGATTTAACAGCAAAATTGAAAGAAAATCGTCAATTACAAATTAAGGTAGGCTTTGATCCTACAGCACCCGATCTTCATCTTGGGCATACCGTTGTAATTAATAAAATGCGTCACTTCCAAGATCTTGGTCACCAAGTAAACTTCCTGATCGGTGATTTTACTGGTATGATCGGCGATCCTTCAGGTAAAGATGCAACGCGTAAGCCGCTCACTCGTGAACAAGTTCTAGCGAATGCCAAAACCTATGAAGAGCAGATCTTTAAAGTACTTGATCCGGCACTTACAAAGGTCGTATTTAACTCACATTGGCTCAATGAGTTAGGGACGAGTGGTATGATTCAATTGGCATCAAAACATACCGTCGCAAGAATGCTTGAGCGGGATGATTTTGAGAAACGTTATAAATCACAGCAGCCAATTGCGATCCATGAATTTATCTATCCCCTACTTCAAGGTTATGACTCAGTTCATCTTAAAACAGATGTAGAACTCGGTGGTACAGATCAGAAATTTAACCTCTTAATGGGGCGTGATCTACAGCGGGCTTATGGTATTACTAAGCCACAGTGTGCGATCACTATGCCACTGCTTGTAGGTTTAGATGGCGTAAACAAGATGTCAAAATCACTCGGTAACTATATCGGTGTTGATGATACACCGGATGATATGTTTGGTAAGTTGATGTCGATCTCTGATGATTTAATGTGGCGTTATTTTGAATTACTGAGCTTCCGTTCTAATGCGGATATCGCACAATTACAGAAAGAAGCGAAAGAGGGTCGCAATCCTCGTGATATCAAATTTGAACTCTGTGCAGAGCTGATTACTCGTTATCACAATGCGCTAGCCGCAGAAGAAGCGCAACGTAACTTTATTGAGCGCTTCCAAAAAGGCAATCTTCCTGAGAATATCGAAGAGAAAACCGTTCAATCAGAAAATGGGGAAATCGGGATTGCTCAAGCGATGAAAGAAGCCGGCTTAGTAGGTTCTAACTCTGAAGGCTTCCGCATGATCAATGAAGGCGCTGTTCGCATTAACCAAGAGCGTGTTGAAGATCGATCTGTCACCTTAAAAACAGGTGATGAGGTGATTATTCAAGTGGGTAAACGCCGTATTGCTAAGGTTATTGTGCAATAA
- a CDS encoding L,D-transpeptidase family protein, with translation MKIKQILLSASLLISAVYAQKNIEYKMPAPGNDVIGEIRYVTPNKHESLADLTIRYEMGYEELKWANPGINPWLLNEQRPILLPLQFILPEGKRSGIVSNIPEMRTYYFLKDSDTVYVYPVGVGRMDWKTPLGSWSITRKQENPAWYPPASIRREHEEMGRGTLPGVVPAGPDNPLGTRVLRLSLPSYLLHGTNEQTGIGMRVTHGCMRFYPQHIEQLYDIVPTNTLVTFLNEPVKFGFLDNDLLIEVHPPLDEDNLSVADLKAKALSQLERYLNDHPNTSVNYDLVNLAVEQQSGVPIIIGQKISKNTSTQTNKPLPQSAPTTPALELFSTPESIDVMASESSRKAPFARQVAPETSLNESQPLKQSSKATTRNNNNSRIEPYNLDHTPKPLKMPPGYQRAPADIQIIKKEYRLTPDPTYISVPESVPDQEVVFPEPSYPDR, from the coding sequence ATGAAGATAAAACAAATTTTGCTCTCAGCAAGCTTACTCATTTCAGCAGTTTATGCACAAAAAAATATTGAGTATAAAATGCCCGCTCCCGGCAATGATGTCATTGGTGAGATTCGTTATGTTACCCCTAACAAACATGAATCTCTCGCAGACTTGACTATTCGTTATGAGATGGGTTATGAGGAACTTAAATGGGCTAATCCCGGGATTAATCCTTGGCTTCTCAATGAGCAGCGCCCTATTTTATTGCCTCTACAATTTATTCTTCCTGAGGGAAAACGCTCTGGCATTGTCTCTAATATTCCTGAAATGCGGACTTATTACTTCCTAAAAGATTCAGATACTGTATATGTCTATCCCGTCGGCGTTGGGCGTATGGATTGGAAAACGCCTTTAGGCTCTTGGTCGATTACTCGTAAGCAAGAGAATCCTGCATGGTATCCCCCTGCTAGTATTCGTCGTGAACATGAAGAGATGGGGCGTGGCACCCTACCCGGTGTTGTACCTGCAGGCCCTGATAATCCACTTGGAACACGTGTATTACGTCTCTCACTTCCAAGTTATCTCCTTCACGGCACTAATGAGCAAACCGGTATCGGTATGCGTGTAACCCATGGCTGTATGCGCTTCTACCCACAACATATCGAGCAACTTTACGATATCGTACCCACTAATACCCTTGTAACTTTCCTCAATGAGCCGGTGAAATTCGGTTTCTTAGACAACGATCTACTCATCGAGGTTCACCCGCCACTTGATGAAGATAATCTTTCTGTTGCAGATCTGAAAGCTAAGGCTCTATCACAACTTGAACGCTACCTCAATGATCACCCAAATACATCAGTCAATTATGATTTGGTAAACCTTGCAGTAGAACAACAGAGTGGTGTTCCTATTATTATTGGGCAAAAAATCTCTAAAAACACCTCTACACAAACCAATAAACCCCTTCCACAATCAGCGCCTACAACACCGGCGCTTGAGCTCTTCTCTACACCTGAATCTATTGATGTCATGGCCTCTGAATCAAGCAGAAAAGCCCCTTTTGCAAGACAAGTAGCTCCAGAAACATCTCTAAATGAGTCACAACCTCTCAAACAATCCTCAAAGGCAACTACTCGTAATAACAACAATAGTCGAATAGAACCCTATAATTTAGACCATACTCCTAAGCCACTAAAAATGCCGCCAGGATACCAGAGAGCCCCAGCTGATATTCAAATCATCAAAAAAGAGTATCGCTTAACCCCCGATCCTACCTATATCTCGGTACCCGAAAGTGTTCCCGATCAAGAGGTTGTGTTTCCTGAGCCCTCTTATCCTGACCGCTAA
- a CDS encoding YfhL family 4Fe-4S dicluster ferredoxin: protein MALMITDECINCDVCEPECPNEAISMGPEIYMIDPDKCTECVGHFDTPQCVEVCPVECIPKNPDRVETQEELLEKFHHLQEQS, encoded by the coding sequence ATGGCATTAATGATTACTGATGAGTGCATCAACTGCGATGTATGTGAACCTGAGTGCCCTAATGAGGCGATCTCAATGGGCCCTGAAATCTATATGATTGACCCTGACAAATGCACAGAATGTGTAGGTCACTTTGATACGCCACAATGCGTTGAAGTCTGCCCTGTTGAGTGTATTCCTAAAAACCCTGATCGTGTCGAAACTCAAGAAGAACTGCTAGAAAAGTTTCATCACTTGCAAGAACAAAGTTAA
- the serS gene encoding serine--tRNA ligase, whose translation MIDPRLLRQNLEDVVAALTKRGYQFDVARFNELEEQRRHLQTSLQELQNERNTTSKQIGIAKSKGEDVSEIMASVAQLGDKLAEVEQSLTQVTTALDAMLLDMPNMPHDDVPLGKNEDDNVEVKRWGTPKEFDFEPKDHVSIGEKLGMDFEAAAKISGSRFVILKSSMARLHRALAQFMLDTHTQEHGYMEVNVPVIVNQKSLYGTAQLPKFSEDLFKLEDERNFYLIPTAEVSLTNLAQDEILEEASLPLQVTAHSNCFRSEAGSYGRDTRGMIRQHQFEKVELVHFTKPEDSYNALERLVGHAETILEKLELPYRRVVLCTGDMGFSAAKTYDLEVWLPGQQKYREISSCSNCEDFQARRLKARFRNSETGKPELVHTLNGSGLAVGRTLVAVLENYQEADGRVRIPEVLKPYMGGAEYL comes from the coding sequence GTGATTGATCCACGCTTATTAAGACAGAATTTAGAAGATGTTGTTGCCGCGCTCACAAAACGTGGCTATCAATTTGATGTTGCGCGTTTTAACGAACTAGAAGAACAACGTCGCCATCTCCAAACATCACTCCAAGAACTCCAGAACGAGCGCAATACTACTTCTAAACAGATTGGTATTGCTAAATCGAAAGGTGAAGATGTCTCTGAAATTATGGCCTCTGTTGCACAGTTAGGGGACAAATTAGCGGAAGTGGAACAATCACTGACTCAAGTGACAACTGCACTTGATGCGATGCTACTTGATATGCCGAATATGCCGCATGATGATGTTCCTTTAGGTAAAAATGAAGATGATAACGTTGAAGTCAAACGTTGGGGAACGCCTAAAGAGTTTGATTTTGAACCGAAAGATCATGTCTCAATTGGCGAAAAACTCGGCATGGATTTTGAAGCAGCTGCTAAAATCAGTGGTTCTCGTTTTGTGATCCTCAAATCAAGTATGGCGCGCTTACACCGAGCGCTTGCGCAATTTATGTTGGATACTCATACGCAAGAACATGGCTACATGGAAGTCAATGTCCCTGTGATTGTCAATCAAAAGAGTCTCTATGGGACAGCGCAACTTCCGAAGTTTTCTGAAGACCTCTTTAAATTAGAAGATGAACGTAATTTCTATCTCATTCCAACGGCAGAAGTATCTCTCACTAATCTTGCCCAAGATGAGATTTTAGAAGAAGCAAGTCTGCCGCTACAAGTCACCGCACATAGTAACTGTTTCCGCTCAGAAGCGGGAAGCTACGGACGGGATACACGTGGTATGATTCGCCAGCATCAATTTGAAAAAGTGGAGCTTGTGCATTTCACTAAGCCTGAAGATTCTTATAATGCCCTTGAGCGCTTAGTGGGACATGCTGAAACCATCCTTGAGAAACTCGAACTGCCTTACCGCCGCGTTGTACTCTGTACCGGCGATATGGGCTTCTCGGCAGCGAAGACTTACGATTTAGAAGTTTGGTTACCAGGACAACAAAAGTATCGTGAAATCTCTTCTTGCTCTAACTGTGAAGATTTCCAAGCACGTCGCCTTAAAGCCCGTTTTAGAAATAGTGAAACTGGTAAACCAGAATTAGTACATACGCTTAACGGCTCAGGACTCGCAGTCGGCCGGACACTCGTTGCAGTGTTAGAGAACTACCAAGAAGCCGATGGCCGCGTTAGAATCCCTGAAGTATTAAAACCATATATGGGCGGTGCAGAATACCTCTAA